A region of Streptomyces deccanensis DNA encodes the following proteins:
- the tuf gene encoding elongation factor Tu, translating into MAKAKFERTKPHVNIGTIGHIDHGKTTLTAAITKVLHDAFPDLNEASAFDQIDKAPEERQRGITISIAHVEYQTETRHYAHVDCPGHADYIKNMITGAAQMDGAILVVAATDGPMPQTKEHVLLARQVGVPYIVVALNKADMVDDEEILELVELEVRELLSEYEFPGDDVPVVKVSALKALEGDKEWGQSVLDLMAAVDTAIPEPERDVDKPFLMPIEDVFTITGRGTVVTGRIERGVLKVNETVDIIGIKTEKTTTTVTGIEMFRKLLDEGQAGENVGLLLRGIKREDVERGQVIIKPGSVTPHTEFEAQAYILSKDEGGRHTPFFNNYRPQFYFRTTDVTGVVTLPEGTEMVMPGDNTEMKVELIQPIAMEEGLKFAIREGGRTVGAGQVTKINK; encoded by the coding sequence GTGGCGAAGGCGAAGTTCGAGCGGACTAAGCCGCACGTCAACATCGGCACCATCGGTCACATCGACCACGGTAAGACGACCCTCACGGCCGCCATTACCAAGGTGCTGCACGACGCGTTCCCGGACCTGAACGAGGCCTCGGCGTTCGACCAGATCGACAAGGCTCCCGAGGAGCGCCAGCGCGGTATCACCATCTCGATCGCGCACGTCGAGTACCAGACGGAGACCCGTCACTACGCCCACGTCGACTGCCCCGGTCACGCGGACTACATCAAGAACATGATCACGGGTGCGGCGCAGATGGACGGCGCCATCCTCGTTGTCGCCGCCACCGACGGCCCGATGCCGCAGACCAAGGAGCACGTGCTCCTGGCCCGCCAGGTCGGCGTTCCGTACATCGTCGTCGCCCTGAACAAGGCCGACATGGTGGACGACGAGGAGATCCTGGAGCTCGTCGAGCTCGAGGTCCGTGAGCTGCTCTCCGAGTACGAGTTCCCGGGCGACGACGTTCCGGTCGTCAAGGTCTCCGCGCTCAAGGCGCTCGAGGGCGACAAGGAGTGGGGCCAGTCGGTCCTGGACCTGATGGCCGCCGTCGACACCGCGATCCCGGAGCCGGAGCGCGACGTCGACAAGCCGTTCCTGATGCCGATCGAGGACGTCTTCACGATCACCGGTCGTGGCACCGTCGTCACCGGTCGTATCGAGCGTGGTGTCCTCAAGGTCAACGAGACCGTCGACATCATCGGTATCAAGACCGAGAAGACCACCACCACGGTCACCGGCATCGAGATGTTCCGCAAGCTGCTCGACGAGGGCCAGGCCGGTGAGAACGTCGGTCTGCTCCTCCGTGGCATCAAGCGCGAGGACGTCGAGCGCGGCCAGGTCATCATCAAGCCCGGTTCGGTCACGCCGCACACCGAGTTCGAGGCCCAGGCCTACATCCTGTCCAAGGACGAGGGTGGCCGCCACACGCCGTTCTTCAACAACTACCGCCCGCAGTTCTACTTCCGTACGACGGACGTGACCGGCGTGGTGACCCTCCCCGAGGGCACCGAGATGGTCATGCCCGGCGACAACACGGAGATGAAGGTTGAGCTCATTCAGCCCATCGCCATGGAAGAAGGCCTGAAGTTCGCCATCCGTGAGGGTGGCCGGACCGTGGGCGCCGGCCAGGTCACCAAGATCAACAAGTAA
- a CDS encoding NIPSNAP family protein, whose product MPKTTKLRTYTVRDGLLDEWVQRWRSEIVPLRLELGFTIGGAWVDRESNRFIWLISYDGPETFAERNALYWSSPERKAMGLNPDDYLVGDDELTIEQVY is encoded by the coding sequence ATGCCGAAGACCACGAAACTGCGCACGTACACCGTCCGGGACGGTCTGCTCGACGAGTGGGTGCAGCGTTGGCGGAGCGAAATCGTGCCGTTGCGGCTGGAGTTGGGGTTCACGATCGGTGGAGCTTGGGTGGATCGAGAGAGCAACCGGTTCATCTGGCTCATCTCGTACGACGGTCCGGAGACCTTCGCCGAGCGCAATGCCCTGTACTGGTCGTCGCCCGAGCGCAAGGCCATGGGCCTGAACCCAGACGACTACCTCGTCGGCGACGACGAGCTCACCATCGAACAGGTCTACTGA
- a CDS encoding Uma2 family endonuclease encodes MTIASDNAQHGAPHVYRAMRDFVQSMDDTLPGKFEITKEGIVHDMMSPIGPHELTVLRLRKRLEKVMPEEIVAHTGEPDVEGEAEGIMRRPDVMVIAEADMEVEGAFEPRTIHAAVEVVSRSNPDNDWVTKMRDYPLLGIAVYAVFDPRTGTGAVLTDIHATPDGPRYATRKDFVYGEDVTIADWTISTENLPLYPDKG; translated from the coding sequence ATGACCATCGCCTCGGACAACGCGCAGCACGGCGCCCCCCACGTCTACCGGGCCATGCGGGACTTCGTTCAGTCGATGGACGACACCCTCCCCGGCAAGTTCGAGATCACCAAGGAAGGGATCGTCCACGACATGATGTCGCCCATCGGACCGCACGAGCTCACCGTGCTGCGTCTGCGGAAGCGCCTGGAAAAGGTGATGCCGGAAGAGATCGTGGCCCATACCGGTGAGCCGGACGTGGAGGGCGAGGCCGAAGGCATCATGCGACGCCCCGACGTGATGGTGATCGCCGAAGCCGACATGGAGGTCGAGGGAGCCTTCGAGCCCCGCACCATTCACGCCGCCGTCGAGGTCGTCTCCCGCTCCAACCCGGACAACGACTGGGTCACCAAGATGCGCGACTACCCCCTGCTCGGCATCGCCGTCTACGCAGTCTTCGACCCCCGCACCGGCACAGGCGCCGTCCTCACCGACATCCACGCCACCCCGGACGGCCCGCGCTACGCCACCCGCAAGGACTTCGTCTACGGCGAGGACGTCACCATCGCCGACTGGACCATCTCCACGGAGAACCTGCCCCTCTACCCGGACAAGGGCTGA
- a CDS encoding glycosyl hydrolase 115 family protein: protein MSGYVSRRGVLGAGIGAVPVLSLGAGGAWAEGAWAEGVGAEGAGGTPRVTDPGAYLSFSPVAGGFSLVGAPVVVSSEDHPGVVRVAGDLRDDIARVTGVRPGSEVAREVVLVGTIGRSPLIDGLIEAGKLDVGGVRGKWETSLQTVVERPMPGVRRAFVIAGSDPRGTIFGAYDVSYGIGVSPWYWWDDVPPVRRDAVYVRPGRFSQGTPVVKYRGIFINDENPALGTWAPAYFGPGKAPGYPGGFTADFWAKVFEALLRLKGNYVWPAVWGRAFAEDDPENHARATEYGIVMGTSHEAPMMRGIEEWNRHAVPAVRDSSGNVVTPGRDPYGGTGEWSYRRNAEAVRAYWRDGIRRMVDQGFEGVITLGMRGNGDTSLPDGDGIELMQEIIAAQRRIIEEETGRPASETPQVWTLYKEVQRYWDRGLRAPDDVTVVLTDDNWGNIRKHPDPGEPVRAGGYGLYYHFDYVGVGRNYKWVDTVNLANLWEQLHEADAYGNHGLWVANVGDLKGNELPTTFFLDYAWNPGRWGQDRLEEWERRFARQNFGEETAAEIAEVLSVYGQLQARRKPELLNRRITLDTTKDPTKDERAIVYDDQETPYYFGHRELERVTEEWRALAKRAERVGRRLPAAVLDAWFELVGYEVAATANLYGLREAEFRNLLYARQGRAATNRLAAEAEKGLERDFALADHFNSEVAGGKWRGFQTQPHIGYGDVERYGPNAGWQQPEKDHVALPDEIFPKVRRIEVPEAAGLGVSVDGADDAGEWWPGAGAGAGVAEAVLPVFSPYQTRPQQYVEIFNRGRTPYSYRIESSVPWLVVERSRGRVEEQVRVAVRVDWARVPGGGRAEGALTVSGAGASVTVKAVAEKPSAREVRGLRGFVEAGGYVAIDAEHYARAVGSADGRVRWRRIERIGRTGAGVTPWPVTAARQTPGGAGPRLEYEVALLSDVDEVTVHAYVSPRNPALATGGLRYGVSFDGGEPQVVDINAVTGADDGVMNKQWARNTSDNVNVTVTRHAIAGPGAHRLTFWMVDPTVVLQRLVIDTGGLTPTYLGPLESRRI from the coding sequence ATGTCTGGGTACGTCAGCCGTAGGGGTGTGCTCGGAGCGGGGATCGGTGCCGTGCCGGTGTTGTCGCTGGGGGCCGGGGGTGCGTGGGCCGAGGGTGCGTGGGCCGAGGGTGTGGGGGCCGAGGGGGCCGGCGGGACTCCGCGGGTGACGGACCCGGGGGCGTATCTCTCTTTCTCGCCCGTGGCGGGTGGGTTTTCCCTGGTCGGGGCCCCGGTCGTGGTCAGCTCCGAGGATCACCCCGGTGTCGTTCGGGTCGCGGGGGATCTGCGGGACGACATCGCGCGGGTGACGGGGGTGCGGCCGGGGAGTGAGGTCGCGCGGGAGGTGGTTCTGGTGGGGACCATCGGGCGGAGTCCCCTGATCGACGGGCTGATCGAGGCCGGGAAGCTGGATGTCGGCGGGGTGCGGGGGAAGTGGGAGACCTCGTTGCAGACGGTTGTCGAGCGGCCGATGCCCGGGGTGCGGCGGGCCTTCGTCATCGCCGGCAGCGACCCGCGCGGCACGATCTTCGGGGCGTACGACGTCTCGTACGGGATCGGGGTCTCGCCCTGGTACTGGTGGGACGACGTGCCGCCGGTCCGGAGGGACGCGGTGTACGTGCGGCCGGGGCGGTTCAGTCAGGGGACGCCGGTCGTGAAGTACCGGGGGATCTTCATCAACGACGAGAACCCGGCGCTCGGGACGTGGGCGCCGGCGTACTTCGGGCCCGGGAAGGCGCCGGGGTACCCCGGGGGCTTCACCGCGGACTTCTGGGCCAAGGTCTTCGAGGCGCTGCTGCGGCTGAAGGGCAACTACGTCTGGCCGGCGGTGTGGGGGCGGGCCTTCGCCGAGGACGATCCGGAGAACCACGCCCGGGCGACGGAGTACGGGATTGTCATGGGCACGTCTCACGAGGCGCCCATGATGCGGGGGATCGAGGAGTGGAACCGCCATGCCGTGCCGGCGGTCCGGGACAGCTCCGGCAACGTGGTCACCCCCGGGCGCGACCCTTACGGGGGCACCGGGGAATGGTCGTACCGGCGCAACGCCGAGGCCGTCCGGGCGTACTGGCGCGACGGCATCCGGCGCATGGTGGACCAGGGCTTCGAGGGCGTCATCACGCTGGGGATGCGGGGGAACGGCGACACGAGCCTCCCGGACGGCGACGGCATCGAGCTGATGCAGGAGATCATCGCGGCGCAGCGCAGGATCATCGAGGAGGAGACGGGGCGGCCCGCCTCGGAGACCCCGCAGGTGTGGACCCTCTACAAGGAGGTCCAGCGGTACTGGGACCGGGGGCTGCGGGCGCCGGACGACGTGACCGTCGTCCTCACGGACGACAACTGGGGGAACATCCGCAAGCATCCGGACCCCGGGGAGCCCGTACGGGCCGGGGGGTACGGGTTGTACTACCACTTCGACTACGTCGGGGTCGGGCGCAACTACAAGTGGGTCGACACGGTCAACCTGGCGAATCTGTGGGAGCAGCTCCACGAGGCCGACGCCTACGGCAATCACGGGCTGTGGGTGGCGAACGTCGGCGATCTGAAGGGCAACGAGCTGCCCACCACGTTCTTCCTCGACTACGCCTGGAATCCGGGGCGTTGGGGCCAGGACCGGCTGGAGGAGTGGGAGCGGCGGTTCGCGCGGCAGAACTTCGGGGAGGAGACGGCCGCCGAGATCGCCGAGGTGCTGAGCGTCTACGGGCAGCTCCAGGCCCGCCGCAAGCCCGAACTGCTGAACCGCCGGATCACCCTCGACACGACGAAGGACCCCACGAAGGACGAGCGGGCGATCGTCTACGACGACCAGGAGACGCCGTACTACTTCGGTCACCGTGAGCTGGAGCGCGTCACGGAGGAGTGGCGGGCCCTGGCGAAGCGGGCCGAGCGGGTGGGGCGGCGGCTCCCGGCGGCCGTGCTGGACGCGTGGTTCGAGCTGGTCGGGTACGAGGTGGCCGCGACCGCGAACCTGTACGGGTTACGGGAGGCCGAGTTCCGGAACCTGCTGTACGCGCGGCAGGGGCGGGCGGCGACGAATCGTCTGGCGGCCGAGGCGGAGAAGGGGCTGGAGCGGGACTTCGCGCTCGCCGACCACTTCAACTCCGAGGTGGCGGGCGGGAAGTGGCGGGGCTTCCAGACGCAGCCGCACATCGGGTACGGGGACGTGGAGCGGTACGGCCCGAACGCCGGGTGGCAGCAGCCGGAGAAGGACCATGTGGCGCTGCCGGACGAGATCTTTCCCAAGGTGCGGCGGATCGAGGTGCCGGAGGCCGCCGGGCTGGGGGTGTCGGTCGACGGGGCCGATGACGCGGGGGAGTGGTGGCCTGGTGCCGGTGCCGGTGCCGGTGTCGCGGAGGCGGTGCTTCCGGTGTTCAGCCCGTACCAGACCAGGCCCCAGCAGTACGTGGAGATCTTCAACCGGGGGCGTACGCCCTACTCGTACCGGATCGAGTCGTCGGTGCCGTGGCTGGTGGTGGAGCGGTCGCGGGGGCGGGTCGAGGAGCAGGTGCGGGTGGCGGTGCGGGTGGACTGGGCGCGGGTGCCGGGCGGGGGGCGCGCGGAGGGGGCGTTGACGGTGAGCGGGGCGGGCGCCTCGGTCACGGTGAAGGCCGTGGCGGAGAAGCCGTCGGCGCGGGAGGTCCGGGGGCTGCGGGGGTTCGTCGAGGCGGGCGGCTATGTGGCGATCGACGCGGAGCACTACGCGCGGGCGGTGGGGTCGGCCGACGGACGGGTGCGTTGGCGCCGGATCGAACGGATCGGGCGTACGGGGGCGGGAGTGACGCCGTGGCCCGTGACGGCGGCCCGGCAGACGCCGGGCGGGGCGGGGCCGCGGCTGGAGTACGAGGTCGCTCTCCTGTCGGACGTGGACGAGGTGACGGTCCATGCGTACGTGTCGCCGAGGAATCCGGCGCTCGCGACGGGCGGTCTGCGGTACGGGGTGTCGTTCGACGGCGGGGAACCCCAGGTCGTCGACATCAACGCCGTCACCGGGGCCGACGACGGGGTCATGAACAAGCAGTGGGCGCGCAACACGTCGGACAACGTGAACGTGACGGTGACCCGGCACGCGATCGCCGGGCCCGGGGCGCACCGGCTGACGTTCTGGATGGTCGATCCGACGGTGGTGCTGCAGCGCCTGGTGATCGACACGGGCGGGTTGACGCCGACGTATCTGGGGCCGCTGGAGAGCCGCCGGATCTGA
- a CDS encoding endo-1,4-beta-xylanase, with protein sequence MTYLNRFRLPALGVVAGALLSTVVVAQPASAHGPHSGPSLRTLADRAGVRIGTAVDMAALADDRTYRRTTVREFNSVTAENVMKWESVEPQRGVYDWKAADDLVRFARANGQVVRGHTLVWHSQLPGWLTAGVADGSIGAAELRGILRKHITTEVKRYKGKIQQWDVVNEVFEEDGSLRNSIWLRELGPSYIADAFRWAHAADPKAKLFLNDYNVEGVNAKSTAYYELAKRLRAEGVPVQGFGAQGHLAIQYGFPGQVAENLARFEALGMRTAFTEVDVRMILPADEAKQATQAEYYRRLLDACLGARSCGSFTVWGFTDKYSWVPGVFEGQGSATPMDEEYGRKPAYGALREGLAVGR encoded by the coding sequence ATGACGTACCTGAACCGTTTTCGCCTGCCCGCGCTCGGGGTGGTCGCCGGGGCTCTGCTGTCCACGGTCGTGGTCGCGCAGCCGGCCTCGGCGCACGGACCTCATTCCGGCCCCTCGCTGCGGACGCTCGCCGACCGGGCGGGGGTCCGTATCGGCACGGCCGTCGACATGGCTGCCCTCGCCGACGACCGGACGTACCGCCGGACGACCGTACGCGAGTTCAACTCGGTGACCGCCGAGAACGTCATGAAGTGGGAGTCGGTGGAGCCGCAGCGGGGGGTGTACGACTGGAAGGCCGCCGACGACCTGGTCCGTTTCGCGCGGGCGAACGGGCAGGTGGTGCGCGGGCACACCCTGGTCTGGCACAGCCAGCTGCCGGGGTGGCTGACAGCGGGGGTGGCCGACGGGTCGATCGGCGCGGCGGAGCTGCGCGGGATCCTGCGCAAGCACATCACCACCGAGGTGAAGCGGTACAAGGGCAAGATCCAGCAGTGGGACGTGGTCAACGAGGTCTTCGAGGAGGACGGCAGCCTGCGGAACTCGATCTGGCTGCGTGAGCTGGGCCCGTCGTACATCGCGGACGCGTTCCGCTGGGCCCACGCCGCCGATCCGAAGGCGAAGCTCTTCCTCAACGACTACAACGTGGAGGGCGTCAACGCGAAGTCCACGGCGTATTACGAACTGGCGAAGCGGTTGCGCGCGGAGGGCGTACCGGTGCAAGGGTTCGGCGCGCAGGGGCACCTCGCGATCCAGTACGGCTTCCCGGGGCAGGTCGCCGAGAACCTCGCCCGCTTCGAGGCGCTGGGGATGCGGACGGCGTTCACGGAGGTGGACGTGCGGATGATCCTGCCGGCGGACGAGGCGAAGCAGGCGACCCAGGCGGAGTACTACCGGCGGCTGCTGGACGCCTGTCTGGGCGCCCGGAGCTGCGGGTCCTTCACCGTGTGGGGCTTCACGGACAAGTACTCCTGGGTGCCGGGCGTCTTCGAGGGCCAGGGCTCTGCGACTCCGATGGACGAGGAGTACGGGAGGAAGCCGGCGTACGGGGCGCTGCGGGAGGGGCTTGCGGTGGGGCGGTGA
- a CDS encoding eIF2A-related protein — MRNRMQVVLQVLLALVACLLGIATNYATSTDNAPWALEAIQRFSVPAIGVLILALVVGQVVAHRLENPAPPRIEWPRDRVPYPGLDAFDEDEAAVFFGREAQAAELTRRLHATAASPAERFLVLVGASGSGKSSLVRAGVMPRLRQRRWTVVPAFAPGAGPLGALAGALAAASEGQEPASAVLRRLRLGPDALRAELARLRGGRFRRILLVIDQFEEVVTLAGERERAQFLEALRNCVDQDPAVRVLVTLRVDLLGRLLGTGQAELLQHPIAIGTLGRAQLVEAVERPGALVGLRFESGVVDSIVGETGTDDALPLLAYLLQELFFAAGPGGTVTEELYQRLGGVPGALARQADNTVTGLGAGLGIDSVLRVLLKFVTVEGQDVARRHVPLSELDERDRLVVDAFVEARLLRTDATGRGSATDGEPFAQVTHEALFRQWAPLRQEVEARAERLRERAELERWAADWERAGRSDDYLLTGERLTAARRWLEALEESGQASAAARALVESSQRRDLTFLSRISDSIGRQVLLSAQSEPERSLLLSLAALDECAPTPSARRGLMAALAASHLRSRLDGHTDTVRHIAWSPDGRMLATASRDGTGRVYDALSGRPLLVLPCDGVMVESVAWSPDSARLATVGRDRVVRIWDAASGEPVGLLTGAEDVSRQVAWSPDGRHVAASSKDRVVRVWEADTGRLAHELRGHCEDIWGVAWSPDSSRLASASHDQSAIVWDLATGEAVTTLTGHSDFVEGIAWSPDGRHIATGSGDHTARIWDAGTGELRLLLRGHTDYVWNLAWSPDGRMLASASSDRTVRIVDTADAKVLAVLRGHADTVWGVTWAPCGTALATSSSDGTGMVWDLRPRGAETVMADGHRRPVNQAAWSGDGSRFATASDDGTVRVWDSDTGVVAGPVTEVTDRVWAVAWAPQGERLAFGTNNGQFRIVDGHGGTLFERQGEVVEGCAWSPDGGRIATGGHDGAVCVLSARDGTQLLKLTEHQDWVGRLAWSPSGRRLASSSDDRTCRLWDIEEGRQFTVLRGHENYVEDVAWSPDETRIATASADWTAAVWDAATGRRIDALKGHEGRLRAVAWSPDGRYIATASDDGTVRVWSASTLKEIAVVGVHQDKVTSVSWSPDGARLLTASADGTARVWRAEPDYDGLEATARGRVFRTLTHEERRQHLLSLDPM; from the coding sequence ATGAGGAACCGTATGCAGGTCGTGCTCCAGGTCCTGCTGGCGCTGGTCGCCTGCTTGCTCGGGATCGCCACCAACTACGCGACCAGTACCGACAACGCTCCCTGGGCGCTGGAGGCCATTCAGCGCTTCTCCGTTCCGGCCATCGGCGTACTGATCCTGGCGCTTGTGGTCGGGCAGGTCGTCGCCCACCGGCTGGAGAATCCCGCGCCCCCGCGGATCGAGTGGCCGCGTGACAGGGTTCCCTACCCGGGGCTCGACGCGTTCGACGAGGACGAGGCGGCCGTCTTCTTCGGCCGCGAGGCGCAGGCGGCCGAACTGACGCGTCGGCTGCATGCCACTGCCGCCAGCCCGGCGGAACGGTTTCTGGTGCTGGTCGGGGCCTCCGGAAGCGGAAAGTCCTCGCTGGTCCGAGCCGGGGTGATGCCCCGGCTTCGGCAACGCCGTTGGACCGTCGTGCCGGCCTTCGCCCCGGGCGCCGGCCCGCTGGGCGCCCTCGCCGGGGCGCTGGCGGCTGCCTCGGAGGGACAGGAACCGGCGAGCGCCGTGCTGCGCAGGCTTCGCCTGGGGCCGGACGCGCTGCGAGCCGAGTTGGCGCGGCTGCGTGGTGGGCGGTTCCGGCGGATACTCCTCGTAATCGACCAGTTCGAGGAGGTCGTCACCCTGGCGGGCGAGCGGGAACGAGCCCAGTTCCTGGAAGCGCTTCGCAACTGTGTGGACCAGGACCCGGCGGTTCGGGTCCTGGTCACCCTCCGTGTGGATCTGCTCGGCAGGCTCCTCGGCACGGGGCAAGCAGAGCTGCTCCAACATCCCATCGCCATCGGAACTCTGGGCCGGGCCCAGCTCGTCGAAGCCGTTGAGCGACCCGGCGCCCTCGTCGGGCTCCGCTTCGAGTCCGGTGTCGTCGACTCGATCGTCGGCGAGACCGGGACGGACGACGCGCTTCCGCTGCTCGCCTATCTCCTACAGGAGTTGTTCTTCGCCGCTGGCCCCGGCGGGACGGTGACCGAGGAGCTGTACCAGCGGCTCGGCGGAGTGCCCGGCGCGCTCGCGCGCCAGGCGGACAACACCGTGACCGGGCTCGGTGCGGGCCTGGGCATCGACTCCGTCCTCCGGGTCCTGCTCAAGTTCGTCACCGTCGAGGGCCAGGACGTGGCCCGTCGCCATGTGCCGTTGTCCGAACTCGACGAACGGGACCGCCTTGTCGTCGACGCCTTCGTCGAGGCCCGGTTGTTGCGCACCGATGCCACGGGTCGCGGTTCCGCGACCGACGGTGAGCCGTTCGCGCAGGTCACCCACGAGGCGCTGTTCCGCCAGTGGGCCCCGTTGCGGCAGGAGGTCGAGGCCCGGGCCGAACGACTCCGTGAGCGCGCCGAACTGGAGCGGTGGGCGGCCGACTGGGAGCGGGCCGGACGAAGTGACGACTATCTCCTCACCGGGGAACGTCTCACCGCGGCCCGGCGCTGGCTCGAAGCGCTGGAGGAATCCGGGCAGGCGTCCGCAGCCGCCCGCGCGCTCGTCGAGTCCTCGCAGCGCCGTGACCTGACTTTCCTGAGCAGGATCTCCGACAGCATCGGCCGTCAGGTTCTGCTGAGCGCCCAGAGCGAACCGGAACGTTCCCTGCTGCTCTCGCTCGCCGCGCTGGACGAGTGCGCACCCACGCCCTCTGCCAGGCGTGGGCTGATGGCGGCGCTGGCGGCGAGTCACCTCCGCTCGCGGCTCGACGGGCACACGGACACCGTTCGGCACATCGCCTGGTCTCCGGACGGCCGCATGCTGGCCACGGCCTCCAGGGACGGCACCGGCCGCGTCTACGACGCGCTCTCCGGACGCCCGTTGCTGGTTCTGCCGTGCGACGGCGTCATGGTCGAGTCCGTCGCCTGGTCACCGGACTCGGCGAGACTGGCCACCGTCGGCCGTGACCGGGTCGTCCGTATCTGGGACGCCGCCTCAGGGGAGCCGGTCGGGCTGCTCACCGGTGCCGAGGACGTCAGCAGACAGGTGGCCTGGTCGCCGGACGGCAGACATGTCGCCGCAAGTTCCAAGGACCGGGTCGTACGGGTCTGGGAAGCCGATACCGGGCGGCTCGCGCACGAACTACGTGGGCACTGCGAAGACATCTGGGGCGTGGCGTGGTCACCGGACAGCAGCCGCCTCGCCTCCGCCTCCCACGATCAGAGCGCGATCGTCTGGGACCTGGCGACAGGGGAGGCGGTCACCACGCTCACCGGGCACTCGGACTTCGTCGAGGGCATCGCCTGGTCGCCGGACGGGCGGCACATCGCCACCGGCTCCGGGGACCACACCGCCCGCATCTGGGATGCCGGGACCGGCGAACTGCGCCTGTTGCTGCGCGGACACACCGACTACGTCTGGAACCTGGCCTGGTCGCCGGACGGCCGCATGCTGGCCAGTGCCTCTTCCGATCGCACAGTGCGCATCGTGGACACAGCGGACGCCAAGGTCCTGGCCGTGCTGCGTGGCCACGCCGACACGGTGTGGGGCGTCACCTGGGCACCCTGCGGGACCGCGCTCGCCACCAGCTCCAGCGACGGCACCGGCATGGTGTGGGACCTGCGTCCGCGTGGTGCCGAGACCGTCATGGCCGACGGACACCGGCGCCCGGTGAACCAGGCTGCCTGGTCCGGTGACGGCAGCCGTTTCGCCACGGCCTCGGACGACGGCACCGTGCGTGTGTGGGACTCGGACACCGGCGTCGTGGCCGGACCGGTGACCGAGGTGACGGACCGGGTCTGGGCCGTCGCCTGGGCTCCGCAGGGCGAACGGCTCGCGTTCGGCACCAACAACGGCCAGTTCCGGATTGTCGACGGACACGGCGGCACACTGTTCGAACGACAGGGCGAGGTCGTCGAGGGGTGCGCATGGTCCCCGGACGGCGGCCGGATCGCCACCGGTGGTCACGACGGCGCCGTGTGTGTCCTGTCCGCACGCGATGGCACCCAGCTGCTGAAACTGACGGAACACCAGGACTGGGTGGGGCGCTTGGCCTGGTCGCCGAGCGGGCGGCGGCTCGCCAGCAGTTCTGACGACCGTACGTGCCGGCTCTGGGACATCGAGGAGGGGCGTCAGTTCACCGTGTTACGCGGCCACGAGAACTACGTCGAGGACGTGGCCTGGTCACCGGACGAGACGAGGATCGCCACCGCTTCGGCCGATTGGACGGCCGCCGTGTGGGATGCCGCCACCGGACGGCGCATCGACGCGCTCAAGGGGCACGAAGGGCGGCTTCGCGCCGTCGCCTGGTCACCCGACGGCCGGTACATCGCCACGGCCTCCGACGACGGCACCGTACGGGTCTGGTCCGCCTCCACCCTCAAGGAAATCGCCGTAGTCGGCGTGCACCAGGACAAGGTGACCTCCGTGTCCTGGTCCCCGGACGGTGCACGACTGCTCACAGCATCGGCCGACGGGACGGCGCGGGTGTGGCGGGCGGAGCCGGACTACGACGGGCTGGAGGCGACCGCCCGGGGAAGGGTCTTCCGCACCCTCACGCACGAGGAACGGCGGCAGCATCTGCTGTCGCTCGACCCCATGTGA
- a CDS encoding helix-turn-helix domain-containing protein, which yields MDTQHPSAPPRAHARLADNNHPKRHPDQSPSGGGLIHDHTRHTTRFTVIGNHLAQHPELSLLAIGLATHIQSLPKGARVDIKSLAARFKEGATRIAAALNELQDHGYLRRERVRIPGGRIVTRTTSCNQPGRSHAADEPARPAHAPRKDRQDPKQKTPRKPLPAVPQPAYRSPTLLQTATDLLADLRRTDPRLLFSACDAAHLAPGVAAWLERDLTPTAVRHALTDDLPNEPLHRPAAFLAHRLIAQLPPLPPFREPASPPAVHYDMTNCDGCDRGFRSPQGSRCRDCTSDPVHPHGGRLA from the coding sequence ATGGATACGCAGCACCCTAGCGCGCCCCCGCGCGCCCACGCCCGGCTTGCCGACAACAACCACCCGAAACGGCACCCGGACCAATCCCCCTCCGGCGGCGGCCTGATCCACGACCACACCCGCCACACCACCCGCTTCACGGTGATCGGCAACCACCTCGCCCAGCACCCGGAACTGTCGCTCCTCGCGATCGGGCTGGCGACGCACATCCAGTCGCTGCCGAAGGGCGCCCGCGTCGACATCAAGAGCCTCGCGGCCCGCTTCAAGGAGGGCGCGACCCGGATCGCCGCAGCGCTGAACGAGTTGCAGGACCACGGCTACCTGCGCCGGGAGCGCGTACGCATCCCCGGCGGCCGGATCGTCACCCGCACCACCTCCTGCAATCAGCCCGGCCGCAGTCACGCGGCGGACGAGCCCGCACGCCCGGCGCACGCGCCCCGGAAGGACCGCCAGGACCCGAAGCAAAAGACCCCCCGCAAGCCCCTCCCCGCCGTCCCCCAGCCCGCCTACCGCTCCCCCACCCTGCTCCAGACCGCCACCGATCTCCTCGCCGACCTGCGCCGCACAGACCCCCGGCTGCTGTTCTCCGCCTGCGACGCCGCGCACCTCGCTCCAGGCGTCGCCGCCTGGCTGGAGCGCGACCTCACCCCCACCGCCGTACGCCACGCCCTGACCGACGATCTCCCGAACGAGCCCCTCCACCGCCCGGCCGCGTTCCTGGCCCACCGGCTCATCGCGCAGCTGCCGCCCCTGCCGCCGTTCCGGGAACCCGCGTCACCACCTGCCGTCCACTACGACATGACGAACTGCGACGGCTGCGACCGCGGCTTCCGGAGCCCGCAGGGCAGCCGCTGCCGCGACTGCACGTCCGATCCCGTGCACCCGCATGGAGGCCGCCTAGCATGA